Proteins found in one Gordonia sp. PDNC005 genomic segment:
- a CDS encoding Lrp/AsnC family transcriptional regulator, producing the protein MDALDRAIIRELQRDGRVTNQELASRVGLTAAPCLRRVRRLEADGVIRGYSAVVDHNAMGLGLEVIVNAELVAKDWETVRDFESRVAAMDSVVELRRMFGLPDYLIRVRVRDTAEYERWVTADLMGDPAIARLDSRMTMKVLKGTS; encoded by the coding sequence GTGGATGCTTTGGATCGAGCCATAATCAGAGAGTTGCAGCGAGACGGTCGCGTGACGAATCAGGAACTGGCTTCACGGGTGGGCCTGACGGCGGCTCCGTGTCTGCGTCGCGTCCGACGCCTCGAAGCTGACGGGGTGATCCGCGGCTACTCCGCGGTGGTCGATCACAACGCGATGGGACTCGGATTGGAGGTGATCGTCAATGCCGAGCTTGTGGCGAAGGACTGGGAGACGGTCCGCGACTTCGAGAGTCGGGTGGCGGCCATGGACAGCGTGGTCGAACTACGGCGGATGTTCGGGCTGCCCGACTATCTGATCCGCGTCCGGGTGCGTGACACCGCCGAATACGAGCGATGGGTGACGGCCGACCTCATGGGCGACCCGGCGATCGCCCGGCTCGACTCCAGGATGACGATGAAGGTCCTCAAGGGAACCTCGTAA
- a CDS encoding AzlC family ABC transporter permease — protein MKNVRLPEGLTPAAKAAGVVWLGLFALGLGFGVLTRTTGFDWWVAPIMSAVIFAGSAEFILVGLFAVATPLAVIAATAALVNSRHLFYGLSFPVHKLRGRGAKTYGVYALVDEAYVMATSPAGAAWSGRQLVWTQAGLHVSWVLGALTGSLAGPTLLSGLSGLDFVLTALFLILAVDAVDASRDAATATIAVVAGVVAHLIAPEAMLIVAISLFTVGILVRYGAREHVAAKEGTRSNA, from the coding sequence ATGAAGAACGTTCGTCTCCCCGAAGGTCTGACGCCGGCCGCGAAGGCCGCGGGTGTGGTCTGGCTCGGCCTGTTCGCCCTCGGCCTCGGTTTCGGAGTCCTCACGCGCACAACGGGATTCGACTGGTGGGTGGCGCCGATCATGTCGGCGGTGATTTTCGCCGGGTCGGCAGAGTTCATCCTCGTGGGATTGTTCGCAGTCGCCACTCCCCTGGCGGTGATCGCCGCGACCGCGGCCCTGGTGAACTCCCGGCATCTCTTCTACGGGCTGTCGTTCCCGGTCCACAAGCTTCGCGGGCGTGGCGCCAAGACGTACGGCGTGTACGCACTCGTCGACGAGGCGTACGTGATGGCGACATCACCCGCGGGCGCCGCATGGTCTGGACGTCAGCTCGTGTGGACCCAGGCGGGTCTGCACGTGTCGTGGGTGCTCGGCGCACTCACCGGGTCACTCGCCGGACCAACACTGCTCAGCGGCCTGTCCGGGCTCGACTTCGTCCTGACCGCGCTGTTCCTGATTCTCGCCGTCGACGCAGTGGACGCCTCGCGCGACGCGGCGACCGCGACGATCGCCGTCGTGGCGGGCGTCGTCGCCCATCTGATCGCGCCCGAGGCGATGCTGATCGTCGCCATCTCCCTGTTCACCGTTGGAATCCTGGTTCGCTACGGAGCGAGGGAACACGTCGCAGCCAAGGAAGGAACGCGCTCGAATGCCTAG
- a CDS encoding AzlD domain-containing protein: MPSTAYLISAIAVTAAITFALRAAPFALPQSMRDTPAVRFLRTAMPAGAVLILALYCLLKVDLGSPRHGLPEAIGAAVTIGVHLWRRNLLLSLVLGTATCVVLSSVTF; the protein is encoded by the coding sequence ATGCCTAGCACCGCCTACTTGATCTCGGCGATCGCCGTCACGGCTGCGATCACGTTCGCGCTGCGTGCCGCACCGTTCGCACTGCCGCAGAGCATGCGCGACACTCCGGCGGTCAGGTTCCTGCGCACCGCGATGCCCGCGGGCGCAGTGCTCATCCTCGCGTTGTACTGCCTCCTCAAGGTCGACCTCGGGTCCCCGCGACACGGCCTCCCGGAGGCGATCGGCGCCGCGGTGACGATCGGCGTCCATCTGTGGCGCCGAAATCTGCTGCTCTCGCTGGTTCTCGGCACTGCGACATGCGTGGTGCTGAGCTCCGTCAC